One Pectinophora gossypiella chromosome 21, ilPecGoss1.1, whole genome shotgun sequence genomic region harbors:
- the LOC126376505 gene encoding uncharacterized protein LOC126376505 — protein MMSSQTEMDIIEEKEVTKTCFKYRGRLFGNLNILYNEANTLFVLWNKYQIFLHEDTNFDNEGRVFTPDFQIRRLIVSDNYIVCLDWSGNLHIISLKFKNSAQKRFKSCFQPRDKGILNCIKYTTENTLCLKMDCDTYFLCVNKINVEYQLEKKIGLKLPKEDWPLRKADQEKYILYSYAINNENYQVNKELFNAKENVWKDHSIVLISFDKLAVYGCLFSHRSADDEIDLIKLYTSPIEICDLKIIEKDGLNVIVGVTTGSIIHLPLKNVQTSHEVQLIHLNLPLSKFITIKSNETLIYTDGKSMWKAENLFSRAYLEFQQFFIKDVKDFLRYGDQLVCTTYTNMIYIFSLEHEDSFLNNGESEYCSAEILLNNSEYVYQIMLEGEKIKQLQKKTDNEAYYITLMSLSCRQDLMNEVVLHNTIVYEKYEDAINEISEIVLTEDLSEYFHPDSLFFLTNITPCLQDEMYYTFVQMFEESILHITLLTDERVLKTTSLKLNEPTKQNNILIPLHNAKDITQINIEIKLVVMVPAALDDTKDIWMVVYRKVVALNTEHFIKTASTSYYSLKEQGKPMEELIKKTVENQYGNLFIITNVTQSFTNTNNILFYVKLPEGFQQIIDNGNYLRMHLSLQKATAIQNHLSSEEFLASRSDISFQIGNEILKLRILNDDFSNPLLKVSCANLKLAFDMRNFFASLFYNDFQDCLPGNQFVSSALYTTIENIQRALRDSIYGSEEHILTLTEQFQRNVIGALPI, from the exons aagaagtgaCTAAAACGTGTTTTAAATATAGGGGACGATTATTTGGCAATCTAAACATTCTGTACAACGAGGCAAATACGTTGTTTGTACTTTGGAATAAATACCAAATATTTCTTCACGAAGACACTAACTTTGATAACGAGGGTAGAGTTTTCACCCCGGACTTTCAAATACGTCGATTGATAGTGTCTGACAACTACATAGTGTGCCTGGACTGGAGTGGTAACCTGCACATCATTtcattgaaattcaaaaattctgCCCAGAAAAGATTTAAAAGTTGTTTCCAACCACGCGACAAAGGAATTTTGAATTGCATAAAATACACGACAGAGAACACTTTATGTTTAAAAATGGATTGTGACACTTATTTCTTatgtgttaataaaataaatgtagaatATCAATTAGAGAAAAAAATTGGCTTAAAATTGCCCAAAGAAGACTGGCCACTGAGAAAAGCTGATCAGGAAAAATACATCTTATATTCTTATGCAATTAACAATGAAAATTATCAggtaaataaagaattattcaaTGCTAAAGAAAATGTATGGAAGGATCACAGTATAGTGCTTATCTCTTTTGATAAACTAGCTGTGTATGGTTGTCTATTTAGCCACAGAAGTGCTGATGATGAAATAGACTTAATTAAGTTATACACAAGCCCTATAGAAATCTGCGATTTAAAAATTATTGAAAAGGATGGTTTAAATGTAATTGTTGGAGTAACAACGGGCTCTATAATTCATTTACCCTTGAAAAATGTACAAACTTCACATGAAGTTCAATTGATACATCTGAATTTACCGCTATCGAAGTTCATAACCATTAAATCAAATGAGACTCTAATTTATACTGATGGAAAATCAATGTGGAAAGCAGAAAATCTATTTTCAAGGGCATATTTGGAATTTCAACAATTCTTCATCAAAGACGTGAAAGATTTTCTAAGATACGGAGACCAACTTGTCTGTACAACATATACCAatatgatttatattttttccttagAACATGAGGATTCATTTCTAAATAATGGTGAAAGTGAATACTGTTCTGCTGaaattttgttaaataattcaGAGTATGTATACCAGATCATGCTGGAAGGAGAGAAAATCAAACAGCTCCAGAAAAAAACTGACAATGAAGCATACTACATAACGTTAATGTCATTGTCATGCAGACAAGATCTTATGAATGAGGTTGTACTACATAACACCATCGTCTATGAAAAATATGAGGATGCCATCAATGAAATTTCAGAAATAGTTTTAACAGAAGATTTGAGTGAATATTTCCATCCCGATTCTTTATTTTTCCTAACAAATATAACACCGTGCCTACAGGATGAAATGTACTATACTTTTGTTCAAATGTTTGAGGAATCGATATTACATATAACATTGTTAACAGATGAAAGAGTTTTAAAAACTACCAGTTTAAAATTGAATGAACCGACAAAGCAAAATAATATCTTAATACCGTTACATAATGCTAAAGATattacacaaataaatattgaaattaaaCTGGTGGTCATGGTACCAGCTGCATTGGACGACACAAAAGACATTTGGATGGTTGTTTATAGAAAAGTGGTTGCTCTAAATACAgaacattttattaaaacagCTTCGACTTCTTATTACAGTCTGAAAGAGCAGGGAAAACCTATGGaggagttaataaaaaaaacagtagaAAATCAATATGGAAACTTATTCATAATCACTAATGTTACCCAGTCATTTACCAATACAAACAATATACTGTTTTATGTCAAACTTCCGGAGGGATTTCAGCAGATTATAGACAATGGGAATTATTTGCGAATGCATCTTAGCTTACAGAAGGCGACAGCTATACAGAACCATTTATCTTCAGAAGAATTTTTGGCGTCAAGAAGTGATATTTCCTTTCAGATAGGAAATGAAATACTGAAATTGAGAATATTGAATGATGATTTCAGCAATCCACTGTTGAAGGTGTCATGTGCGAATTTGAAACTGGCTTTTGATATGAGGAATTTCTTTGCTAGTTTGTTCTACAATGATTTCCAGGACTGTTTGCCTGGGAATCAGTTTGTTAGTAGTGCATTATATACTACAATAGAG aATATACAAAGGGCATTGAGAGACAGTATCTATGGTTCAGAAGAGCACATTCTAACGTTAACAGAACAGTTCCAAAGAAACGTCATAGGAGCTTTACCAATATGA
- the LOC126376684 gene encoding 60S ribosomal protein L7 — MVATTDKKAAAEKKPVKGKEDSKKLPAVPESVLKHRKRREALRARRLQVTLKRRSAAIKKKKEIFKRAEQYVKEYRIRERDEIRLARQARNRGNYYVPGEAKLAFVIRIRGINQVSPKVRKVLQLFRLRQINNGVFVRLNKATINMLRIAEPYITWGYPNLKSVRELVYKRGFAKVNGQRVPITSNTIVEEKLGKGNIICVEDLIHEIFTVGDKFKYASNFLWPFKLNNPTGGWRKKTIHYVDGGDFGNREDKINELLRRMV; from the exons ATGGTGGCTACTACAGACAAGAAGGCTGCGGCCGAGAAGAAGCCCGTGAAGGGCAAGGAGGACAGCAAGAAGCTCCCCGCTGTCCCCGAGTCCGTGCTCAAGCACCGTAAGAGGAGGGAGGCCCTCCGTGCCCGCCGCCTACAG GTTACGCTGAAGAGGCGTTCTGCTGCcatcaagaagaagaaggagatcTTCAAGCGCGCTGAACAGTACGTCAAGGAGTACCGCATCAGGGAACGTGATGAAATCAGGCTAGCCAGACAG GCCCGCAACCGTGGCAACTACTACGTGCCCGGGGAAGCCAAGCTGGCGTTCGTCATCCGTATCCGTGGTATCAACCAGGTGTCACCAAAG GTCCGCAAAGTCCTGCAGCTGTTCAGACTGCGACAGATCAACAACGGTGTGTTCGTCAGGTTGAACAAGGCGACCATCAACATGCTGCGGATTGCGGAGCCCTACATCACCTGGGGATACCCCAACCTTAAGAGCGTGCGCGAG TTGGTCTACAAGCGCGGTTTCGCCAAGGTGAACGGGCAGCGCGTGCCCATCACCTCCAACACGATCGTGGAGGAGAAGCTCGGCAAGGGCAACATCATCTGCGTAGAGGACCTCATCCACGAGATCTTCACTGTCGGAGACAAGTTCAAG TACGCCAGCAACTTCCTGTGGCCCTTCAAGCTGAACAACCCGACCGGCGGCTGGCGCAAGAAGACTATCCACTACGTCGACGGCGGTGACTTCGGCAACCGCGAGGACAAGATAAATGAGCTCCTCAGGCGGATGGTCTAA